In Notamacropus eugenii isolate mMacEug1 chromosome 1, mMacEug1.pri_v2, whole genome shotgun sequence, one genomic interval encodes:
- the ATP6V1G1 gene encoding V-type proton ATPase subunit G 1 — translation MASQSQGIQQLLQAEKRAAEKVSEARKRKNRRLKQAKEEAQAEIEQYRLQREKEFKAKEAAALGSHGSCSSEVEKETLEKMSVLQKHFQKNREEVLENLLAFVCDIHPEIHENYRING, via the exons ATGGCCAGCCAGTCGCAGGGGATCCAGCAGCTGCTGCAGGCGGAGAAGCGCGCTGCCGAGAAGGTTTCTGAGGCCCGCAAAC GAAAGAACCGGAGACTGAAACAAGCAAAAGAAGAAGCTCAGGCTGAGATTGAGCAGTACCGACTGCAGAGGGAAAAAGAGTTTAAAGCCAAAGAAGCTGCG GCTCTTGGTAGTCATGGCAGTTGCAGCtctgaagtagagaaggaaaccTTGGAGAAGATGTCTGTCCTCCAGAAACACTTCCAGAAGAATAGGGAGGAAGTCCTGGAAAACCTATTGGCTTTTGTGTGTGACATCCACCCAGAAATCCATGAAAACTACCGCATAAATGGATAG